The Saxibacter everestensis genome has a window encoding:
- a CDS encoding glycoside hydrolase family 15 protein — MTTPIENYALISDCHTGALVGANGSIDWLCLPRYDSPAMFAALLGTEDNGRWLIAPNDDAASVRREYVGDSFVLRSVWTTPTGTVEVIDAMPVQDRRADIIRRIRGIKGTVEMRQELEIRFGYGDVVPWVRRLDHTPDLSAEPPAEEADQPTSRRRDSVSSGPSVPSHPYSVDDPDDRKALVAVAGPDAVKLRGPHLPSATDMRHEGTFQVAEGETLDYVMTWFPSHRKPPGPLKVTERLEHTIDYWHNWAQRSDAKYPYQEAVTRSLLVLRALTHEDTGGIVAAATTSLPERYGGERNWDYRYCWLRDAALTLEALLSHGYSDVAGHWRNWLLRAVAGDPEDLQIMYGLAGERDLPERELEHLNGYAGSRPVRVGNAAVDQYQADVLGEVMVSLEMARHANVVEDAFSWPLQRTLLGHLAKNWKEPDNGIWEVRGERQHFTHSRAMLWAAFDRGVRAVEEYGLSGDAESWRNLRDSIADEIEANGFDRRRNTYTQYYGSTTVDASLLQLAQIGYLAYDDPRMLGTVAALERDLMPDGLLLRYDTDEGVDGLPPGEHPFLACSFWLVEQYAKSGRLPDARRLMDRLLGLRNELGLLSEEYDVRNERMLGNYPQAFSHLTLVRAADAIHQASEEAADQDVSRPRQDADWIDPGSN, encoded by the coding sequence ATGACCACCCCCATCGAGAACTACGCCCTGATCAGCGACTGCCACACCGGGGCACTCGTCGGCGCGAATGGCAGCATCGATTGGCTCTGCCTGCCACGCTATGACTCCCCCGCGATGTTCGCTGCATTGCTTGGCACCGAGGACAACGGACGTTGGCTTATCGCGCCGAACGACGACGCTGCCTCAGTGCGCCGCGAATACGTCGGCGACAGCTTCGTGCTTCGTTCGGTCTGGACGACGCCGACCGGCACCGTGGAGGTCATCGATGCGATGCCGGTCCAGGACCGGCGAGCGGACATCATCCGCCGGATACGGGGCATCAAGGGAACTGTCGAAATGCGGCAGGAACTTGAGATCCGTTTCGGATACGGAGACGTCGTGCCCTGGGTTCGACGGCTGGACCATACCCCAGACCTGTCGGCGGAGCCACCTGCGGAAGAGGCCGACCAGCCCACGTCACGGCGGCGCGACTCGGTCAGCTCCGGGCCGTCGGTGCCATCGCATCCCTACAGCGTGGACGACCCCGACGACCGCAAAGCGCTTGTCGCGGTGGCCGGCCCAGACGCGGTGAAGCTTCGCGGCCCGCACCTGCCTTCGGCGACCGATATGCGGCACGAAGGCACCTTCCAGGTGGCCGAAGGTGAGACGCTCGATTACGTAATGACCTGGTTCCCCTCGCACCGGAAGCCACCCGGGCCGCTGAAGGTGACCGAACGGCTCGAGCACACTATCGACTACTGGCACAACTGGGCCCAGCGGAGTGACGCCAAGTACCCGTATCAGGAGGCGGTCACACGTTCGCTCCTCGTGCTGCGGGCGCTGACCCATGAAGACACCGGCGGTATCGTTGCCGCGGCCACTACCTCACTGCCGGAACGGTACGGCGGCGAACGTAACTGGGACTACCGGTACTGCTGGCTGCGAGACGCCGCACTCACGCTCGAGGCGTTACTCTCTCATGGCTACAGCGACGTAGCCGGGCACTGGCGTAACTGGTTGCTTCGTGCCGTTGCCGGCGACCCGGAGGATCTGCAGATAATGTACGGCCTCGCCGGGGAGCGTGACCTGCCGGAGCGCGAGTTGGAACATCTGAACGGCTACGCCGGTTCCAGGCCGGTCCGGGTGGGGAACGCCGCGGTGGACCAGTACCAGGCGGATGTGCTCGGTGAAGTGATGGTGTCACTGGAGATGGCGCGCCACGCCAACGTCGTCGAGGATGCCTTTTCCTGGCCGTTGCAGCGCACCCTGCTTGGCCATCTGGCGAAGAACTGGAAGGAGCCGGACAACGGAATCTGGGAAGTCCGCGGCGAACGTCAGCACTTCACACATTCCCGCGCGATGCTGTGGGCCGCTTTCGACCGAGGAGTGCGGGCAGTGGAGGAATACGGCCTGAGCGGCGATGCCGAGTCGTGGCGAAACCTCCGGGACAGCATTGCCGACGAAATAGAGGCAAACGGCTTCGATCGCCGCCGCAACACCTACACCCAGTACTACGGTTCAACCACCGTGGACGCTTCGCTGCTGCAGCTTGCCCAGATCGGCTACCTGGCCTACGACGATCCGAGAATGCTCGGCACGGTTGCCGCACTTGAGCGGGACCTGATGCCCGATGGTCTGCTGCTGCGCTACGACACCGACGAGGGCGTCGACGGGCTACCACCGGGAGAGCATCCTTTCCTGGCCTGCTCCTTCTGGCTGGTCGAGCAGTATGCGAAGTCCGGCCGGCTTCCGGACGCCCGGCGGCTGATGGATCGGTTACTCGGCCTGCGCAACGAGCTTGGCTTGCTGTCCGAAGAATACGACGTCAGGAACGAGCGGATGCTCGGAAATTATCCACAGGCATTCAGCCACCTCACCCTGGTGCGTGCCGCCGACGCGATCCATCAGGCCTCCGAGGAAGCCGCGGACCAGGATGTGAGCCGGCCCAGGCAGGATGCCGACTGGATCGACCCTGGATCGAACTAG
- a CDS encoding TerC family protein: protein MDLALPLWFEIGSLVVLVLILVGDLLLVIKRPHVPSMKEASLWVAFYVALALVFAGLMFLLGDAEHGAQFLAGWLTEYSLSIDNLFVFVIIMGRFAVPRKFQQEVLMVGIILALVFRGVFILLGAQLISNFSWIFYIFGAFLLYTAYTQAFSGDDDENEDNALIRILRKRINISSEFDGNKLKTVIDGKKFFTPMLLVFIAIGTTDVMFALDSIPAIFGITQSPYLVFTANIFALMGLRQLYFLLGGLLDRLVYLKYGIAVILAFIGVKLVFHAMHENELPFINGGEHISWAPEFSTWVSLGVIVGTMALATIASLIKMSHDEKRVAASADTDTDADADADADADADVEVVQDHSRDS from the coding sequence ATGGACCTCGCCCTACCCCTGTGGTTCGAGATCGGCTCACTTGTCGTACTCGTACTCATCCTCGTCGGTGATTTGCTGCTTGTGATCAAGCGGCCGCACGTGCCGTCAATGAAAGAAGCAAGCCTCTGGGTTGCCTTCTATGTTGCGCTGGCCCTGGTTTTCGCCGGTCTGATGTTCCTGCTCGGCGACGCCGAGCACGGTGCCCAGTTCCTGGCCGGCTGGCTCACCGAGTACAGCCTCAGCATCGACAACCTGTTTGTGTTCGTCATCATCATGGGACGGTTCGCCGTGCCGCGAAAGTTCCAGCAGGAAGTGCTGATGGTCGGTATCATCCTGGCCCTGGTCTTCCGCGGTGTCTTCATCCTGCTCGGCGCGCAGCTGATCTCAAACTTCAGCTGGATCTTCTACATCTTCGGCGCGTTCCTGCTGTACACCGCCTACACCCAGGCATTCAGCGGTGACGATGACGAGAACGAGGACAATGCGCTGATCCGGATCCTGCGGAAGCGGATCAACATTTCTTCGGAGTTCGACGGCAACAAACTGAAGACTGTAATTGACGGCAAAAAGTTCTTCACGCCGATGCTGCTCGTCTTCATCGCGATCGGCACGACCGATGTGATGTTTGCCCTGGATTCCATTCCGGCCATCTTCGGCATCACCCAAAGCCCCTATCTAGTCTTCACCGCGAACATCTTTGCGCTGATGGGCCTGCGGCAGCTTTACTTCCTTCTCGGCGGCCTGCTGGATCGTCTGGTTTACCTCAAGTACGGCATCGCGGTCATCCTCGCCTTCATCGGGGTCAAGCTGGTATTCCATGCCATGCACGAGAACGAGCTGCCGTTCATCAACGGCGGCGAACACATCAGCTGGGCGCCTGAATTCAGCACCTGGGTCTCGCTCGGCGTGATCGTCGGCACAATGGCTCTCGCCACGATCGCCAGCCTGATCAAGATGTCGCATGACGAGAAGCGGGTGGCGGCGTCTGCGGACACCGACACCGACGCCGACGCTGACGCCGACGCCGACGCTGACGCCGATGTCGAGGTCGTGCAGGACCACTCACGGGATAGCTAG
- the uvrB gene encoding excinuclease ABC subunit UvrB codes for MTDATRPLPKIGHRPHVTRTVAPFEVISDFSPSGDQPTAIKELTERLSAGERDVVLLGATGTGKSATTAWLIEQVQRPTLVMAPNKTLAAQLANEFRELLPNNAVEYFVSYYDYYQPEAYVPQTDTFIEKDSSVNDEVERLRHSATNALLTRRDVVVVSTVSCIYGLGTPEEYVDRMVTLNVGDEVSRDDLLRHFVSMQYSRNDMAFTRGTFRVRGDTVEIIPQYEELAIRIEFFGDEVDKLYTLHPLTGEIVRDEETIHVFPASHYVAGPERMDRAVTAIEAELQERLDELEKQNKLLEAQRLRMRTAYDLEMMQSVGFTSGIENYSRHIDGREKGSAPNCLLDYFPEDFLLVIDESHVTVPQIGGMYEGDMSRKRTLVEHGFRLPSAMDNRPLRWEEFLDRIGQRVYLSATPGKYEMGQSDGFVEQIIRPTGLVDPEVVVKPTKGQIDDLLGEIHARVAKNERILVTTLTKKMAEDLTDYFLEHGVRVQYLHSDVDTLRRVELLRELRSGEFDVLVGINLLREGLDLPEVSLVAILDADKEGFLRSSTSLIQTIGRAARNVSGAVHMYADRVTPSMQFAIEETNRRREKQVAYNLEKGVDPQPLRKKIADITDSLRREDADTAELLADAATRRKVPVPGEGHARTGKLAELPANDLADLITQLTEQMHGAAAELQFELAARLRDELSELKKELRQMKSAGHA; via the coding sequence ATGACGGACGCTACCCGGCCACTGCCGAAGATCGGGCACCGTCCGCATGTGACGCGTACCGTGGCACCGTTCGAGGTGATCAGTGACTTCTCGCCGTCCGGTGATCAGCCGACAGCGATCAAGGAGCTGACCGAGCGGCTGTCGGCAGGCGAACGGGATGTCGTGCTGCTCGGCGCCACCGGAACCGGAAAATCGGCGACGACTGCCTGGCTGATCGAACAGGTGCAACGTCCTACCCTCGTGATGGCGCCGAACAAGACTCTGGCAGCGCAGCTGGCCAATGAGTTTCGTGAGCTCCTGCCGAACAACGCGGTCGAGTACTTTGTTTCGTACTACGACTACTACCAGCCGGAAGCGTATGTACCGCAAACCGACACCTTCATCGAAAAGGATTCGTCGGTCAATGACGAGGTTGAGCGGCTCCGGCACTCGGCCACCAACGCCCTGCTGACCAGGCGGGATGTCGTCGTGGTCTCGACTGTTTCCTGCATATACGGCCTCGGTACGCCCGAGGAGTACGTGGACCGGATGGTCACGCTCAACGTCGGCGACGAGGTCAGCCGGGACGACCTGCTCCGGCACTTCGTGTCGATGCAGTACTCCCGAAACGATATGGCGTTCACCCGAGGCACGTTCCGGGTCCGTGGCGACACCGTCGAGATCATCCCGCAGTACGAGGAACTCGCCATCAGGATCGAGTTCTTCGGCGACGAAGTCGACAAGTTGTACACACTGCATCCGTTGACAGGCGAGATCGTGCGCGACGAAGAAACCATCCATGTTTTTCCGGCGTCCCACTACGTTGCGGGCCCTGAGCGGATGGACCGTGCGGTGACCGCGATCGAGGCCGAACTTCAGGAGCGGCTCGACGAACTTGAGAAGCAGAACAAGCTGCTTGAGGCTCAGCGGCTAAGGATGAGGACTGCGTATGACCTCGAGATGATGCAGTCGGTCGGCTTCACCTCGGGCATCGAGAACTACTCCCGGCACATCGATGGCCGGGAAAAAGGATCTGCGCCAAACTGCCTGCTGGACTACTTCCCGGAAGACTTCCTGCTAGTGATCGACGAGTCGCATGTCACAGTCCCGCAAATCGGCGGAATGTACGAAGGAGACATGTCCCGGAAGCGCACCTTGGTTGAGCACGGTTTCCGGCTGCCGAGTGCGATGGACAACCGGCCGCTGCGCTGGGAGGAGTTCCTGGATCGGATCGGCCAGCGGGTGTACCTGTCGGCGACGCCGGGGAAGTACGAGATGGGCCAGTCCGATGGCTTCGTCGAACAGATTATCCGGCCGACGGGTCTGGTCGATCCGGAGGTGGTGGTCAAACCGACCAAGGGCCAGATCGACGACCTGCTGGGCGAAATTCACGCTCGGGTGGCGAAGAACGAACGCATCCTGGTCACGACACTGACCAAGAAGATGGCCGAGGACCTGACCGACTACTTCCTTGAGCACGGCGTGCGGGTGCAGTATCTGCACTCCGATGTCGACACACTGCGGCGGGTCGAGCTGCTTCGCGAACTGCGCAGCGGCGAATTCGACGTCCTGGTCGGGATCAACCTGCTGCGTGAGGGACTCGACCTGCCGGAGGTTTCACTGGTTGCCATTCTCGACGCGGACAAAGAAGGTTTCCTGCGTTCGTCGACCTCGCTGATTCAGACGATCGGGCGGGCGGCCCGAAACGTCTCGGGTGCGGTGCACATGTACGCCGACAGGGTAACGCCGTCGATGCAGTTCGCGATCGAAGAAACGAATCGCCGCCGGGAGAAGCAGGTCGCCTACAACCTGGAAAAAGGCGTCGACCCCCAGCCGCTTCGCAAAAAGATCGCCGACATCACCGATTCGCTCCGCCGGGAAGACGCCGACACCGCGGAACTGCTCGCGGACGCCGCCACCCGCCGGAAGGTTCCGGTGCCCGGCGAGGGACACGCTCGAACCGGCAAGCTCGCGGAGCTGCCTGCCAACGATCTCGCAGATCTGATCACCCAGCTGACCGAACAGATGCACGGCGCCGCAGCCGAGCTGCAGTTCGAGCTGGCGGCGAGGTTGCGCGACGAACTGTCCGAATTGAAGAAGGAGCTACGCCAGATGAAATCGGCCGGTCACGCCTAG
- a CDS encoding ABC transporter ATP-binding protein yields MALLELDDITVHYGRIQAITGMSLSVDQGEIVTLIGANGAGKTTTMRAVSGLLKASTGSIRFDGDDITKVKAHVRVVRGISLAPEGRGIFPNMTVLENLDMGAYTRKRDKKYAANLERVFDLFPRLAERKTQTGGTMSGGEQQMLAIGRALMGEPKLLLLDEPSMGLAPQFIRQIFKIVRQIHEQGTTILLVEQNANQALAIADRAYVLESGEITHRGTGAEILADPAVKEAYLGVA; encoded by the coding sequence ATGGCGCTGCTTGAGCTCGACGACATCACGGTGCACTACGGCCGCATTCAGGCAATCACGGGGATGTCGCTATCGGTCGACCAGGGGGAGATCGTAACGCTGATCGGCGCCAACGGCGCGGGCAAGACCACGACGATGCGTGCTGTCTCCGGACTGCTCAAGGCCTCTACCGGAAGTATCAGGTTCGATGGCGACGACATCACAAAAGTGAAGGCACACGTCAGGGTCGTCCGCGGCATCTCGCTCGCGCCGGAAGGCCGCGGTATCTTCCCGAACATGACAGTGCTCGAGAACCTCGACATGGGCGCCTACACCCGTAAGCGGGACAAAAAATATGCGGCCAATCTGGAGCGGGTCTTCGACCTGTTCCCGCGGCTTGCCGAGCGGAAGACCCAGACCGGCGGCACGATGTCCGGTGGGGAGCAGCAGATGCTGGCGATCGGCCGGGCACTGATGGGTGAGCCGAAGCTTTTGCTGCTCGACGAGCCATCGATGGGGCTTGCTCCGCAGTTCATCCGGCAGATTTTCAAGATCGTTCGGCAGATTCATGAACAGGGCACCACGATTCTGCTGGTGGAACAGAACGCCAACCAGGCGCTAGCCATCGCGGATCGCGCGTATGTGCTGGAGTCCGGCGAGATCACGCACCGCGGCACTGGTGCCGAGATTCTGGCCGATCCTGCCGTGAAAGAGGCCTATCTGGGCGTTGCCTGA
- a CDS encoding ABC transporter ATP-binding protein yields MTENAPAPVPDLDSEVAQLAAPEREIAVEEGENLVEIENLSVKFGGLTALDSVSFNIRRGEILGLIGPNGAGKTTCFNAMTGVYKPSSGTVLLEGNSIVGRKQHHITQAGLARTFQNIRLFGEMSALENVIVGLDARHKTSVWGALFRSPRHYREERTAIDRGMALLEFVGIADKAEFQARNLPYGYQRRLEIARALATDPKLLCLDEPAAGFNPAEKEELMALIRTIRNDGYTVLLIEHDMKLVMGVTDRIVVLEFGKKIADDKPKAIRENPAVVAAYLGEEADDGAA; encoded by the coding sequence ATGACTGAGAACGCTCCCGCACCGGTCCCTGACCTGGATTCAGAGGTGGCGCAGCTTGCCGCGCCGGAACGTGAAATCGCCGTGGAAGAGGGCGAGAACCTGGTTGAAATCGAGAATCTCTCGGTGAAATTCGGCGGCCTGACCGCTCTCGACTCGGTGTCGTTCAATATCAGGCGCGGCGAGATCTTGGGCCTGATCGGACCCAACGGCGCTGGCAAAACCACCTGCTTCAACGCGATGACCGGGGTATACAAACCAAGTAGCGGCACTGTGCTGCTGGAGGGCAACTCGATCGTCGGCCGTAAACAGCACCACATAACCCAGGCCGGCCTGGCCAGGACATTCCAGAACATCCGGCTGTTCGGCGAGATGTCGGCGCTGGAGAACGTGATCGTGGGTCTGGACGCCCGGCACAAGACAAGTGTCTGGGGAGCGTTGTTCCGCTCACCACGGCACTACCGTGAGGAGCGGACGGCGATCGACCGGGGGATGGCGCTGCTGGAGTTTGTCGGCATCGCAGACAAGGCCGAGTTCCAGGCGCGCAACCTGCCATACGGCTATCAGCGACGACTGGAAATTGCTCGCGCACTGGCGACGGATCCGAAGCTGTTGTGCTTGGATGAGCCGGCGGCAGGGTTCAATCCCGCCGAAAAGGAAGAGCTGATGGCGCTCATCCGCACGATCCGCAACGACGGTTACACGGTGTTGTTGATCGAACACGATATGAAGCTGGTGATGGGCGTGACGGACCGGATCGTCGTGCTCGAGTTCGGTAAGAAGATCGCCGACGACAAGCCGAAGGCCATTCGGGAGAACCCGGCGGTAGTCGCCGCCTACCTGGGAGAAGAGGCCGACGATGGCGCTGCTTGA
- a CDS encoding branched-chain amino acid ABC transporter permease, translated as MSTTDGQTPLPGAAAAQAAQDRQAEPTKKHNRFQGLWDKWERMPRMQQWLVLIIVVVLVYLLPVLNPPIITTEPGNNFALACFDMARFALVALGLNVVVGQAGLLDLGYVGFFAVGSYVAALWTSSDSSYIHIPYLWTLPLAMVVTVVFGVCLGIPTLRLRGDYLAIVTLGFGEIIRLLATIVPALKGQPGFQNVGRPPGTNADGTPIFANSEGLPWYWLTVTIIIIVMLLLGNLERSRVGRAWNAIREDEDAAEIMGVPTFKYKLWAFAIGAAIGGLSGALFAGQVGFVNNQKFDVQTSILFLAAVVLGGAGNKVGAIVGGALVSYIPLRFTAIAEYKYLIFGVALVLLMIFRPQGLLGARQQLLTFGKTVRAKVEALGRSTESRTRTSRAKEES; from the coding sequence ATGAGTACAACAGATGGACAGACGCCGCTGCCCGGGGCAGCTGCCGCGCAGGCGGCGCAGGATCGGCAGGCGGAGCCCACGAAGAAGCACAACCGGTTCCAGGGCCTCTGGGATAAATGGGAGCGGATGCCACGGATGCAGCAGTGGCTGGTCCTGATCATCGTCGTGGTCCTGGTCTACCTGCTGCCTGTGCTGAACCCGCCGATCATCACCACGGAGCCCGGTAACAACTTCGCTCTGGCCTGTTTCGACATGGCCAGGTTCGCGCTCGTCGCGCTCGGCCTGAATGTCGTCGTCGGCCAGGCCGGCCTGCTCGACCTCGGCTACGTGGGCTTCTTCGCGGTCGGTTCCTATGTGGCGGCGCTCTGGACCAGCAGCGACTCCAGCTACATTCACATTCCGTACCTCTGGACGTTGCCGCTCGCCATGGTGGTCACCGTCGTGTTCGGGGTCTGTCTGGGAATACCGACTTTGCGGCTCAGGGGTGACTACCTGGCGATTGTGACTCTCGGATTCGGCGAAATCATCCGCCTGCTGGCAACTATCGTGCCCGCACTCAAGGGCCAGCCCGGTTTCCAAAACGTAGGGCGGCCTCCGGGCACCAACGCCGACGGCACGCCGATCTTCGCGAACTCCGAGGGGTTGCCCTGGTACTGGCTGACCGTGACGATCATCATCATCGTCATGCTGCTGCTCGGCAACCTGGAACGCAGCCGAGTGGGTCGCGCCTGGAACGCTATCCGGGAAGATGAGGACGCGGCAGAGATCATGGGAGTGCCGACGTTCAAGTACAAGCTGTGGGCATTCGCGATCGGCGCCGCTATCGGCGGCCTGTCCGGGGCATTGTTCGCGGGTCAGGTCGGCTTCGTCAACAACCAGAAGTTCGACGTACAGACCTCGATCCTGTTCCTGGCCGCTGTGGTCCTTGGCGGTGCCGGAAACAAGGTCGGCGCCATCGTCGGTGGTGCGCTGGTGTCCTATATCCCGCTGCGATTCACCGCTATAGCGGAGTACAAATATCTGATTTTCGGCGTGGCACTCGTGCTTCTGATGATCTTCCGGCCGCAGGGCCTGCTCGGCGCGCGCCAGCAGCTGCTGACATTTGGCAAGACGGTGCGTGCCAAAGTCGAGGCGCTCGGCAGAAGTACCGAATCACGAACGCGGACCAGCCGGGCAAAGGAGGAGAGCTGA
- a CDS encoding branched-chain amino acid ABC transporter permease: MLAADEWVTFDFASLGQNFWSATFDGLTFGAIYALVALGYTLVYGVLNLINFAHSEVFIVGAYAVVFTLSGLGFGPSAPNLSIGAIILNLVLAGIVGMLAAAVMALVLERVAYRPLRRKNAPRLVFLITAIGASFAVQYIIRLIRGPDPEPAVIMFRPYPVFDVFGTIIDSQQIVIVAAAIVMMVVVDQFIRRTRTGRGIRAVAQDPDTATLMGVNKERIIMTTFVIGGLLAGAAALFYVMKIPSGVQYIGGFILGIKAFTAAVLGGIGNVRGALLGGFLLGLIGNYGQILLGSAQWTDVVCFVVLVLVLMVRPNGVLGSDLGKVRA, translated from the coding sequence ATTCTTGCCGCCGACGAGTGGGTGACGTTCGATTTCGCCAGCCTTGGCCAGAATTTCTGGTCGGCGACGTTTGACGGGCTTACCTTCGGCGCGATCTACGCGCTGGTCGCGCTCGGCTACACGCTGGTCTACGGCGTGCTCAATCTGATCAATTTCGCCCACTCCGAGGTGTTCATCGTCGGCGCCTACGCCGTCGTCTTCACCCTCTCCGGCCTCGGCTTCGGCCCCTCCGCGCCGAATCTCTCCATCGGCGCAATAATCCTGAACCTGGTTTTGGCCGGCATCGTCGGGATGTTGGCCGCTGCAGTGATGGCGTTGGTCCTGGAGCGGGTGGCCTATCGGCCGCTGCGGCGCAAGAACGCGCCGCGCCTGGTCTTCCTGATCACCGCTATCGGTGCCTCCTTTGCGGTCCAGTACATCATTCGACTGATCCGCGGTCCGGATCCCGAGCCTGCCGTGATCATGTTCAGGCCTTACCCAGTCTTCGACGTATTCGGCACCATCATCGACAGTCAGCAGATCGTGATCGTCGCCGCTGCGATCGTGATGATGGTTGTGGTGGACCAGTTCATCCGCCGGACCCGCACCGGCCGCGGCATTCGAGCCGTCGCGCAGGATCCGGACACCGCCACCCTGATGGGGGTGAACAAGGAACGCATCATCATGACCACATTCGTGATCGGCGGCCTGCTGGCCGGCGCGGCCGCGTTGTTCTACGTCATGAAGATTCCTTCCGGCGTGCAGTACATCGGCGGCTTCATCCTCGGGATCAAGGCCTTCACCGCCGCCGTTCTCGGCGGGATCGGCAATGTACGCGGCGCGCTGCTCGGCGGATTCCTGCTGGGCCTGATCGGTAATTACGGTCAGATTCTGCTCGGCAGTGCACAGTGGACCGACGTGGTGTGCTTCGTCGTCCTTGTCCTGGTGCTGATGGTTCGGCCGAACGGCGTCCTCGGAAGCGACCTCGGGAAGGTACGGGCATGA
- a CDS encoding branched-chain amino acid ABC transporter substrate-binding protein, with protein sequence MPRSRKLIGAFAAAGVLALVASGCANQPSEGGGSESAAGGLKDLPALDTVEVPADAVLPAGDGKAKCDAKTTLAYVGAETGPNAQLGVNIFNGVQLAIDQHNEANPDCQVQFKKYDTEGDPNKATGPTTQAASVEDIIGIVGLPFSGESKATGNILEQKGLVHITPAATGPGLSENGWTTFFRGLGNDNVQGPAVGQLADKLGAKKVYVIEDDSEYGIGLSKTTQAALGDKVAGVDKVTTGQKDFSATISKVMNAKPDAVFFSGYYAEGAPFDSQLVGKGFEGTFIGPDGLKDNAFIEQAGDAASNAYFTCPCIPGELIKDFSAAYTKVSDGKAPGTYSIEGYDAATVLLAGIDKGKTTREDLKAWVKGYDANGLSKKYKWDEKGELAEAAVYGYKVEDGKIVSVGAL encoded by the coding sequence ATGCCCCGGTCTAGGAAATTAATCGGTGCGTTCGCCGCGGCCGGCGTGCTCGCGCTCGTCGCATCGGGTTGCGCAAATCAGCCAAGCGAGGGCGGCGGGTCGGAATCGGCGGCTGGCGGCCTGAAAGACCTCCCTGCCCTGGATACAGTCGAAGTACCCGCAGATGCCGTTCTGCCGGCCGGTGACGGCAAGGCGAAATGTGACGCAAAGACAACGCTTGCCTACGTTGGCGCCGAGACCGGTCCCAACGCGCAGCTCGGCGTGAACATCTTCAATGGCGTGCAGCTGGCCATCGACCAGCACAACGAGGCAAATCCAGACTGCCAGGTGCAGTTCAAGAAGTACGACACCGAAGGTGACCCGAATAAGGCGACCGGTCCGACGACCCAGGCCGCCAGTGTCGAGGACATCATCGGAATCGTTGGCCTGCCGTTCTCCGGCGAGTCGAAGGCGACCGGCAACATTCTGGAACAAAAGGGGCTTGTGCACATCACACCGGCCGCTACCGGCCCGGGACTGAGTGAGAACGGCTGGACCACCTTCTTCCGTGGCCTGGGCAATGACAACGTCCAGGGACCGGCCGTCGGTCAGCTCGCCGACAAGCTCGGTGCAAAGAAGGTCTACGTGATCGAGGATGATTCCGAGTACGGCATCGGGCTGTCCAAGACGACGCAGGCAGCGCTGGGCGACAAGGTCGCCGGAGTCGACAAGGTCACCACCGGCCAGAAAGACTTCTCCGCGACGATCTCGAAGGTGATGAACGCCAAGCCGGACGCAGTGTTCTTCTCCGGCTACTACGCCGAGGGTGCGCCGTTCGACAGCCAGTTGGTCGGCAAAGGCTTCGAAGGCACCTTCATCGGGCCGGACGGGCTGAAGGACAACGCCTTCATCGAACAGGCCGGCGACGCTGCGTCGAACGCGTACTTCACCTGCCCCTGTATCCCGGGCGAGTTGATCAAGGACTTCTCTGCTGCCTACACCAAGGTGTCAGACGGCAAGGCGCCGGGAACGTACTCGATCGAGGGCTACGATGCGGCCACCGTGCTGCTGGCCGGCATCGACAAGGGCAAGACGACGCGCGAGGATCTGAAGGCCTGGGTCAAGGGCTACGACGCCAACGGCCTGAGCAAGAAGTACAAGTGGGACGAGAAGGGGGAGTTGGCCGAGGCCGCGGTTTACGGCTACAAGGTCGAAGACGGCAAGATCGTCTCCGTCGGAGCACTCTAA